In Holophagales bacterium, one DNA window encodes the following:
- a CDS encoding RNA-binding protein, producing the protein MKPESNRTVEDGDACVVTAGSHAGKSGIVRDVKTSPTGAVTITVVQANGERFKTLARNVSRQSDTPE; encoded by the coding sequence ATGAAGCCGGAGTCGAATCGCACGGTCGAAGACGGCGACGCCTGCGTCGTCACCGCAGGGTCGCATGCCGGGAAATCCGGGATCGTGCGCGACGTCAAGACCAGTCCGACGGGTGCGGTGACCATCACGGTCGTGCAGGCGAATGGCGAGAGGTTCAAGACCCTCGCCAGGAATGTCTCTCGCCAGAGCGACACGCCGGAGTAG
- a CDS encoding VOC family protein yields the protein MKRVTGIGGIFFQAQDAPALQAWYKKHLGIDVQEWGGTAFTWTDGEGKPVAGTTVWSIGAAKGDAFAPGKATFMVNYRVEDLHALVAALRDEGCNVLEKIDESEYGKFAWVIDPEGNKVELWEPPTGQ from the coding sequence ATGAAACGAGTCACCGGCATTGGCGGCATCTTCTTCCAGGCCCAGGACGCACCGGCCCTCCAGGCCTGGTACAAGAAGCACCTGGGAATCGACGTCCAGGAGTGGGGCGGCACGGCCTTCACCTGGACCGATGGCGAGGGCAAGCCCGTCGCCGGCACGACCGTCTGGTCCATCGGCGCGGCGAAGGGCGATGCGTTCGCGCCCGGCAAGGCGACCTTCATGGTCAACTACCGGGTGGAGGATCTCCACGCCCTGGTCGCCGCCCTGCGCGACGAAGGCTGCAACGTTCTCGAGAAGATCGACGAGTCCGAGTACGGCAAGTTCGCCTGGGTCATCGACCCGGAAGGGAACAAGGTCGAGCTCTGGGAGCCGCCCACCGGACAGTGA
- a CDS encoding PD40 domain-containing protein has translation MPTRRSPSAPHATTLQWIRDPTISPDGHTIAFALGGQIGRVDAPGGEATPLTSGELCSTRPVWSSDGKSIAFACKRNGNFDVFVTDATGGTPRRLTFHSASDLPDALSLDGQKVYFRSTRVADPEKELPPAKR, from the coding sequence GTGCCGACGCGGCGCTCGCCCTCCGCACCCCACGCCACCACACTCCAGTGGATCCGCGATCCGACGATCTCCCCCGATGGACACACCATCGCCTTCGCTCTGGGCGGTCAGATCGGGCGGGTCGACGCGCCGGGCGGCGAGGCAACGCCGCTGACCAGCGGCGAGCTCTGCTCCACCCGTCCCGTCTGGTCGTCGGACGGCAAGTCGATCGCCTTCGCCTGCAAGCGCAACGGGAACTTCGACGTGTTCGTCACCGACGCGACCGGTGGCACGCCGCGCCGCCTGACCTTCCACTCGGCAAGCGACCTGCCTGATGCCCTCTCGCTCGATGGCCAGAAGGTCTACTTCCGCTCGACCCGGGTCGCAGATCCGGAAAAGGAGCTGCCGCCGGCGAAGAGGTAA
- a CDS encoding DUF4256 domain-containing protein: MNADKQDDLLQVVKTRFEKSMHRHEGVLWSHVQDALLSRPGAMASLQAMEATGGEPDVVAEPASRGGFAFYDCAAESPTGRRSLCYDAAALASRQEHKPKGSALEMADAMGITLLTEEQYRFLQTFGALDAKTSSWVKTPEEVRVLGGALFGDRRFGRVFVYHNGAESYYAARGFRGRLAL, translated from the coding sequence ATGAACGCCGACAAGCAGGACGACCTGCTCCAGGTCGTGAAGACCCGGTTCGAGAAGAGCATGCACCGCCACGAGGGTGTTCTCTGGTCGCACGTTCAGGACGCGTTGCTGAGCCGACCCGGGGCCATGGCGTCACTGCAGGCGATGGAGGCCACCGGCGGGGAGCCGGACGTCGTCGCCGAGCCAGCGTCGCGCGGCGGCTTCGCGTTCTACGACTGTGCGGCCGAAAGCCCGACCGGGCGCCGCAGCCTCTGCTATGACGCGGCGGCGCTCGCCTCGCGGCAGGAACACAAGCCGAAGGGCAGCGCCCTGGAGATGGCGGATGCGATGGGGATCACCCTCCTCACCGAGGAGCAGTACCGCTTCCTTCAGACGTTCGGGGCTCTGGACGCGAAGACGTCGAGCTGGGTGAAGACACCCGAGGAGGTTCGAGTCCTCGGCGGCGCGCTCTTCGGCGATCGCCGCTTCGGCCGGGTGTTCGTCTATCACAACGGCGCCGAGTCGTACTACGCCGCTCGCGGCTTCCGCGGCCGACTGGCCCTCTGA
- a CDS encoding DUF4386 domain-containing protein, whose amino-acid sequence MYLAIIGLGLFGELFVRGALVVAGNPVATADKLLGSELLWRLGIAGDLLMHVLDVPLIVFFYLLLRPVSHPLALLATVFNVVQTSTLVINKLSLLSALSLVEASARTPAAFDARALAFQAIDLHGHGFALGLVFFGMTCLVRGYLIVKSRYVPRLLGLLLVAAGGSYLLNSFALLLSPPLAAKLFPAVLLPAFVGELALTVWLLLADERLLQKRFAVASSAGEAGR is encoded by the coding sequence ATGTACCTCGCGATCATCGGCCTCGGTCTCTTCGGCGAGCTCTTCGTCCGCGGCGCGCTCGTCGTCGCCGGCAATCCTGTCGCGACGGCGGACAAGCTGCTCGGCTCGGAGCTGCTCTGGCGCCTCGGCATCGCCGGGGACCTGCTGATGCACGTGCTCGATGTGCCCTTGATCGTCTTCTTCTACCTGCTTCTTCGGCCGGTCAGCCATCCCCTCGCGCTGCTCGCGACCGTCTTCAATGTCGTCCAGACCTCCACGCTGGTGATCAACAAGCTCTCGCTCCTCAGTGCGCTGTCGCTGGTCGAGGCCTCGGCACGCACCCCGGCGGCGTTCGATGCCCGAGCCCTCGCCTTCCAGGCGATCGACCTTCACGGCCACGGCTTCGCCCTCGGCCTCGTCTTCTTCGGCATGACCTGTCTCGTTCGGGGATACCTGATCGTCAAGTCCAGGTACGTACCGCGCCTCCTCGGGCTCCTGCTCGTCGCTGCCGGGGGAAGCTATCTGCTCAACAGCTTCGCCCTGCTGCTGTCCCCGCCCCTGGCGGCGAAGCTCTTTCCCGCCGTGCTCCTGCCGGCGTTCGTCGGAGAGCTGGCCTTGACGGTGTGGCTGCTGCTCGCCGACGAACGGCTGCTCCAGAAGCGGTTCGCGGTCGCGAGCTCGGCGGGGGAGGCGGGAAGATGA
- a CDS encoding VOC family protein, giving the protein MPVIGSREELRAQGVLEVVVPDLRTALDFYRALGFTVERETASFVTLRWDSTLLFIAENAAATHAPRWASLRLVVADVDAVWARVTQLQLPIGTPIADRAYGLRDFTVKDPAGFEIRFAQVID; this is encoded by the coding sequence ATGCCCGTCATCGGCTCTCGTGAGGAGCTCCGGGCGCAGGGTGTCCTCGAGGTCGTCGTCCCCGATCTCCGGACGGCGCTCGACTTCTATCGTGCCCTCGGCTTCACCGTCGAGCGCGAGACCGCCTCGTTCGTCACGCTCCGCTGGGACAGCACCCTGCTCTTCATCGCCGAGAACGCAGCTGCCACCCATGCCCCTCGCTGGGCAAGCCTTCGACTCGTCGTCGCCGATGTCGACGCGGTGTGGGCCCGCGTCACCCAGCTGCAACTGCCGATCGGGACTCCCATCGCCGACCGTGCCTACGGTCTGCGCGACTTCACGGTGAAGGACCCGGCCGGTTTCGAAATCCGCTTCGCCCAGGTCATCGACTGA
- a CDS encoding GNAT family N-acetyltransferase: protein MEGVISPAGTAFRGAGVRDSDHGGTLQAGRVEGGAHLVVSADQPIGLRRSLAPLISTSVAPIRQTGGSRAEEVRRVRGAGHGRACRHLHRRGCPRLSAADARALRRNGRSGQPGDAHAGRLGHDRGLADPAPRIHHAGRRRQGDERGLRARARSLGRGRAVDPVAARSGDGTARDGRSGWFDRALNRNGAARPTSAAPAGSRGGRAPTREGSLCFGVYDGTRQVGFARVITDGATFAYLADVFVLESHRGRGLAVRLMDAVIAHPRLQGLRRWVLATQDAHGLYAKYGFTALAAPDRFMERHDPTVYGAATERPPER from the coding sequence ATGGAGGGCGTCATCTCGCCGGCGGGCACCGCTTTCCGGGGAGCAGGCGTTCGTGACTCTGACCACGGTGGCACGCTCCAGGCCGGACGAGTCGAAGGAGGAGCTCACCTCGTCGTCTCAGCAGACCAACCGATCGGCCTTCGCCGCTCGCTCGCGCCGCTGATCTCCACTTCCGTCGCGCCGATCCGGCAGACAGGAGGATCGAGAGCGGAAGAGGTTCGCCGCGTTCGCGGGGCGGGTCACGGTCGCGCATGTCGTCACCTACATCGGCGTGGGTGCCCTCGCCTATCCGCTGCTGACGCGAGAGCTCTTCGAAGGAACGGCCGCTCTGGCCAACCAGGTGATGCGCACGCCGGCCGGCTCGGGCACGATCGAGGGCTGGCTGATCCTGCGCCCCGAATTCACCACGCCGGACGTCGTCGTCAAGGCGATGAGCGAGGGCTTCGTGCAAGGGCTCGCTCTCTCGGCAGGGGTCGCGCGGTGGATCCTGTCGCTGCCCGGAGCGGCGACGGGACAGCTCGCGACGGCCGGAGCGGGTGGTTCGACCGTGCCCTGAACCGGAACGGCGCCGCGAGGCCGACCTCGGCCGCGCCGGCAGGCTCGCGCGGCGGTCGGGCGCCGACCCGCGAGGGCTCCCTCTGTTTCGGCGTCTACGACGGCACGCGGCAGGTGGGCTTCGCGCGGGTGATCACCGACGGCGCGACCTTCGCCTACCTCGCCGACGTCTTCGTGCTCGAGTCGCATCGCGGCCGGGGGCTGGCGGTGCGCTTGATGGATGCCGTGATCGCCCACCCTCGGCTGCAGGGGCTCCGGCGGTGGGTCCTGGCCACCCAGGACGCCCACGGGCTCTACGCGAAGTACGGGTTCACGGCGCTCGCGGCCCCCGATCGATTCATGGAGCGTCACGACCCGACGGTCTACGGTGCGGCGACCGAACGTCCTCCCGAGAGGTGA